The following proteins are co-located in the Branchiostoma lanceolatum isolate klBraLanc5 chromosome 16, klBraLanc5.hap2, whole genome shotgun sequence genome:
- the LOC136421917 gene encoding probable methyltransferase-like protein 25: protein MWTVSEESRHILRTRLENLWSFLQSKPGLINAHLVDFYTENTWDRLVPKELQDELLSLSDSDLASLPSSNKLERKRREATETEDSKQGDNKSTPSSPNESSESGPAIGNAKATENVCGNSQCQKGCSPLEKSRTEAQQFALNNSGICASLEDVWKTLGVDYKEEDKPRFVKEHMNVKKSHEVEILSGVVARLCQVCQVDQVVDIGSGKGYLSECLYLQHGLTVLGVDASDSNTHGAKKRSQLLERQWTGLVNRTRTPANNKCSSVSEPIREALTKNSESETAGKKSCSAEHSCDTTQQEVSTESTSHKQTKKKTKCSKTKNRETSSKPGSFTPTTAFIHPDTDLAALVGVRNSDETPEGLRLLLTGLHTCGDLSPTMLRLFVTCPQATVLCSVGCCYNILTEQEEPGAQEEKYGFPLSQALQTKGVHLGRTVRMLSCQAVERMSAEGQLSAMSLFYRAVLQVIVRDKFGVIDKSKTVGKVAAKSKGFVDYVRQALRRLQLDDALLSDEEITSYFEQYQGKLRQLQAFIQLRACLAPCIEAFILLDRLCFLHEQPGVSHAALVPVFDPVISPRCYALVAIRK from the exons ATGTGGACAGTTTCTGAGGAGAGCCGCCACATCCTACGCACAAGGCTTGAGAATCTGTGGTCCTTTCTTCAGTCCAAGCCTGGCCTCATTAATGCGCATCTTGTAGACTTCTATACTGAAAACACCTGGGACAGACTGGTGCCAAAGGAACTTCAAGACGAGCTGCTGTCTCTTTCTGACTCTGATCTTGCCTCATTACCAAGTTCAAACAAACTTGAACGGAAAAGACGTGAAGCAACAGAAACTGAAGATAGCAAACAAGGGGACAACAAAAGTACTCCTTCATCACCTAATGAAAGTTCAGAGTCAGGTCCTGCCATAGGCAATGCAAAGGCTACAGAAAATGTTTGTGGCAACTCTCAATGTCAAAAAGGCTGCTCACCTCTTGAAAAGAGTAGGACAGAGGCCCAACAGTTTGCATTGAACAATTCAGGGATCTGTGCAAGTCTTGAGGACGTCTGGAAGACACTTGGAGTTGATTATAAGGAGGAAGACAAGCCGAGGTTTGTTAAGGAGCACATGAATGTGAAGAAGTCCCACGAGGTGGAAATACTGTCAGGTGTGGTGGCAAGGTTGTGTCAGGTGTGTCAAGTAGATCAG GTAGTGGACATTGGATCAGGTAAGGGATACCTAAGTGAGTGTCTATACCTGCAGCATGGACTGACTGTCCTGGGAGTGGATGCCTCAGACTCAAACACACATGGGGCAAAGAAGAGGAGCCAACTCCTAGAGAGACAGTGGACTGGATTGGTCAACAGAACAAGAACTCCTGCTAATAACAAATGTAGCAGTGTCAGTGAACCAATCAGGGAAGCTCTCACAAAAAACAGTGAGAGTGAAACAGCAGGCAAGAAATCTTGTTCTGCAGAACATAGTTGTGATACCACACAACAAGAAGTTAGTACAGAATCTACATCACACAAGCAGACTAAAAAGAAGACTAAGTGTTCAAAAACTAAAAACAGAGAGACGAGCAGCAAACCAGGATCCTTTACTCCAACCACAGCCTTCATCCACCCTGACACAGACTTGGCTGCTTTGGTTGGGGTTAGAAACAGTGATGAAACACCAGAAGGTTTGAGG TTGCTGCTGACAGGTCTGCACACGTGCGGTGACCTCTCCCCCACCATGCTGCGGCTGTTCGTGACCTGTCCCCAGGCCACAGTGCTGTGCAGTGTTGGATGCTGCTATAACATTCTCACAGAACAGGAAGAGCCAG GTGCACAAGAGGAGAAGTATGGCTTCCCTCTCAGCCAGGCGCTACAGACTAAAGGAGTCCATCTGGGCCGCACAGTGCGTATGTTGTCGTGTCAGGCTGTGGAGAGGATGAGTGCAGAGGGACAACTCTCCGCCATGTCTCTGTTCTACAGGGCTGTGCTACAGGTCATTGTCAGGGACAAGTTTGGGGTTATAGACAA gAGCAAAACAGTTGGAAAGGTGGCAGCAAAGAGTAAAGGTTTTGTTGACTATGTGAGACAGGCCCTGCGGAGGCTACAGTTGGACGATGCACTCCTTTCTGATGAGGAAATCACCAGCTATTTTGAGCAGTACCAGGGAAAGTTGAGACAGCTACAGGCATTTATACAG CTACGTGCCTGCCTTGCACCTTGCATAGAAGCCTTCATCCTGCTGGACAGGCTGTGCTTCCTGCATGAACAGCCAGGGGTCTCCCATGCTGCACTGGTCCCTGTGTTTGATCCTGTCATTTCTCCGAGATGCTATGCCCTTGTAGCCATCAGAAAATGA